The proteins below are encoded in one region of Rhodospirillaceae bacterium:
- a CDS encoding SDR family oxidoreductase — protein MKHYTERTLVTGGAGFIGSHLCARLIREGCDVICLDNLFTGSKANIAPLLGAPNFEFIRHDVTEPLRLEVDRIFNLACPASPVHYKHDPVQTVKTSVHGAINMLDLARRCGARILQASTSEVYGDPLTHPQAEDDWGNVNPIGPRACYDEGKRCAETLFFDYHRQYGVDTRVARIFNTYGPHMHASDGRVVSNFIVQALLGRPLTVAGDGSQTRSFCYVDDLVDGLLAYMALEDAPPGPVNFGNPQETAIAGLAETIVRLCGSGSSTVFVPLQEDDPVRRRPDISRAARLLGWSPDTDLESGLAETVAWFRELLRTVPEHRIDVAQP, from the coding sequence ATGAAGCACTACACCGAACGCACACTCGTCACCGGGGGAGCCGGCTTCATCGGCTCGCATCTCTGCGCACGGCTGATCCGCGAGGGCTGCGACGTCATCTGTCTCGACAATCTGTTCACAGGGTCCAAGGCAAACATCGCCCCGCTTCTCGGCGCGCCGAATTTCGAATTCATCCGCCACGACGTGACGGAGCCGCTGCGCCTCGAGGTCGACCGCATCTTCAACCTCGCCTGCCCGGCGAGCCCGGTGCACTACAAGCACGATCCGGTGCAGACCGTGAAAACCTCGGTGCACGGCGCGATCAACATGCTGGACCTCGCCCGGCGCTGCGGTGCGCGTATCCTCCAGGCCTCGACCAGCGAGGTGTATGGCGATCCGCTCACCCATCCCCAGGCCGAAGACGACTGGGGCAATGTCAACCCGATCGGCCCGCGCGCCTGCTACGACGAGGGCAAGCGCTGCGCCGAGACCCTGTTCTTCGACTATCACCGCCAGTACGGCGTCGATACCCGCGTCGCGCGCATTTTCAACACCTACGGACCCCACATGCACGCGTCGGACGGGCGGGTGGTCTCCAATTTCATCGTCCAGGCCCTGCTCGGCCGGCCGCTGACCGTCGCCGGCGACGGCAGCCAGACCCGGTCCTTCTGCTATGTCGACGACCTGGTCGACGGGCTTCTGGCCTACATGGCGCTCGAGGATGCGCCGCCGGGGCCGGTCAATTTCGGCAATCCGCAGGAAACCGCCATCGCCGGGCTCGCCGAGACGATCGTGCGGCTCTGCGGCAGCGGCTCGTCCACGGTCTTCGTTCCGCTGCAGGAGGACGACCCGGTGCGCCGCCGGCCCGACATTTCGCGCGCCGCCCGGCTGCTCGGCTGGTCGCCGGATACGGACCTGGAATCCGGCCTCGCAGAGACCGTCGCCTGGTTCCGCGAGCTGCTGCGCACCGTCCCGGAACACCGGATCGATGTCGCACAGCCGTGA
- a CDS encoding glutamine--tRNA ligase/YqeY domain fusion protein, which produces MSDADPPAPTEPLTGEVPRDFIRDIVRADLESGRESTVVTRFPPEPNGYLHIGHAKSICLNFGVAAEFGGRCHLRFDDTNPLKEEQLYIDAIKADVRWLGFDWGAHLHHASDHFDRLYDWAEHLVERGLAYVDDQTAEEVRASRGTLTEPGKNSPYRDRTPAKNLDLLRRMKAGEFPEGARVLRAKIDMASGNFNLRDPVLYRILHAAHPRTGERWKIYPTYDFAHGQSDAIEHVTHSICTMEFEDHRPLYDWLVEHLPVPSRPRQYEFARLNLGHTVLSKRRLIRLVGEGHVAGWDDPRMPTLAGLRRRGVPPEGIREFVRRIGVAKADNLVEAAQFDAAVRDVLNEAAPRRMAVLDPLRVVIENWPEGKVDRLPAANHPADPDRGTRDIPFGRELWIERADFMEDPPKKFFRLAPGREVRLRFAYLMTCTGVVRGADGGIAELRCVIDPESRGGTAPDGRKVRGTIHWVSAAHALDAEVRLYDRLFSAEIPGSGGRDWLDDLNPDSLTVVPNAKLEPVLAAPAPGETLQFERTGYFAPDPDSSPARPVFNRTVTLRDSWAKQQGR; this is translated from the coding sequence ATGTCCGACGCCGATCCTCCAGCCCCGACAGAGCCGCTGACAGGGGAAGTCCCGCGCGACTTCATCCGCGACATCGTCCGCGCCGACCTGGAAAGCGGCAGGGAAAGCACGGTCGTCACCCGCTTCCCGCCCGAGCCCAACGGCTATCTCCATATCGGCCACGCCAAGTCGATCTGCCTGAATTTCGGTGTCGCGGCGGAGTTCGGCGGGCGCTGCCACCTGCGCTTCGACGACACCAACCCGCTGAAGGAGGAGCAGCTCTATATCGACGCCATCAAGGCGGACGTGCGCTGGCTCGGCTTCGACTGGGGCGCGCATCTCCACCACGCCTCGGACCATTTCGACCGGCTCTACGACTGGGCCGAACATCTGGTCGAACGCGGCCTCGCCTATGTCGACGACCAGACGGCCGAGGAGGTGCGCGCCAGCCGCGGCACGCTGACCGAGCCGGGCAAGAACAGCCCGTACCGCGACCGCACGCCGGCGAAGAATCTCGACCTGCTGCGCCGCATGAAGGCGGGCGAATTCCCGGAGGGCGCCCGGGTGCTGCGCGCGAAGATCGACATGGCGAGCGGCAACTTCAACCTGCGCGATCCCGTGCTCTACCGTATCCTGCACGCCGCCCATCCGCGCACCGGCGAGCGCTGGAAAATCTACCCGACCTACGATTTCGCCCACGGCCAGTCGGACGCCATCGAGCATGTCACCCACTCGATCTGCACCATGGAATTCGAGGACCACCGGCCGCTCTACGACTGGCTGGTCGAGCATCTGCCGGTGCCGTCGCGGCCCCGGCAGTATGAGTTCGCCCGGCTCAACCTCGGCCACACGGTGCTCTCGAAGCGCCGGCTGATCCGGCTGGTCGGGGAGGGCCATGTCGCCGGCTGGGACGATCCGCGCATGCCGACGCTCGCCGGCCTGCGCCGGCGCGGCGTGCCGCCGGAAGGCATCCGGGAGTTCGTCCGGCGCATCGGCGTCGCCAAGGCGGACAACCTGGTCGAGGCGGCCCAGTTCGACGCCGCGGTGCGCGACGTGCTGAACGAGGCTGCGCCGCGCCGCATGGCGGTGCTCGATCCGCTCAGGGTCGTCATCGAGAACTGGCCGGAGGGGAAGGTGGACCGGCTCCCGGCCGCCAACCATCCCGCCGACCCGGACCGCGGCACGCGCGACATCCCCTTCGGCCGCGAACTCTGGATCGAGCGCGCCGACTTCATGGAAGACCCGCCGAAGAAGTTCTTCCGCCTCGCGCCGGGCCGGGAGGTGCGGCTGCGCTTCGCGTATCTGATGACCTGCACCGGCGTGGTGCGCGGCGCGGACGGCGGGATCGCGGAGTTGCGCTGCGTCATCGACCCGGAGTCGCGCGGCGGCACGGCGCCGGACGGCCGCAAGGTGCGCGGCACGATCCACTGGGTCTCCGCGGCCCACGCGCTCGACGCCGAGGTCCGGCTCTACGACCGGCTGTTCAGTGCCGAAATCCCCGGCAGCGGCGGCCGCGACTGGCTCGACGACCTCAACCCGGACTCGCTGACGGTGGTCCCGAACGCGAAGCTGGAACCGGTGCTCGCCGCCCCCGCCCCCGGCGAGACCCTGCAATTCGAGCGCACCGGCTATTTCGCGCCCGATCCCGACAGCAGCCCCGCCCGCCCGGTCTTCAACCGCACCGTCACCCTGCGCGACAGCTGGGCGAAGCAGCAGGGGCGGTAG
- the polA gene encoding DNA polymerase I: MPAPQLYLIDGSAYIFRAFHAIPVDSFKRSDGVHTNAVNGFCNMIVKLIEQVRSDDAEDFLAVIFDASSKTFRNDLYPEYKANRDEPPEELRPQFALVREATRAFNLPCIELEGYEADDLIATYAKEATAKGFETVIVSSDKDLMQLVNDSVTMFDPMKDKRIAAPEVAEKFGVAPDKVVDVQALMGDSTDNVPGVPGIGQKTAAQLIGEYGDLDTLLARASEIKQNKRRENLIEFADMARLSRDLVVLKDDVPTDAAVEEFRLEPPEPDVLLGFLRQQEFRTITRRMEAGFVEAGLIEAQPDEAADPAPAPEAAVYEAVQDEARLAEWIALARERGTVAFDTETTSLNEMRAELVGFSLAVEPGRACYVPLAHVAPGSDGGAALALDGAAAPEQIPFERALALLKDLLEDPATLKIGHNIKYDAVVMARYGIAIAPVDDTMLLSYVCDAGRHKHGLDDLAWLHFEHSTIKYADVCGKGKAQIGFAEADLDKATDYAAEDAEITLRLHRLLKPRLVAGRVTTVYETLERPLVPVLAQMERTGILVDAGHLKRLSGDFEQRMAGYEAEIHGLAGEPFAIGSPKQLGEILFDRMGLEGGRKTKTGAWGTGADVLESLAAQGHDLPARVLDWRQLAKLKSTYTDALVGEINPQTGRVHTSYAMAVASTGRLSSNDPNLQNIPVRTEEGRRIREAFVPDAGYTLVSLDYSQIELRLLAHVADMAVLKQAFRDGVDIHAMTASEVFGVPVDGMDPMVRRRAKAINFGIIYGISAFGLANQLRIDRGEARAFIDAYFEKFPGIRDYMETTKDFARRNGYVVTPFGRRIHVTGIGDKNPSHRAFAERQAINAPLQGGAADIIKRAMIRVPAALAAEGLGARMLLQVHDELLFEVPDGEVEGTVAALKPMMERAALPAVDLSVPLVVDAGAAGNWAAAH; encoded by the coding sequence ATGCCCGCCCCGCAGCTCTATCTGATCGACGGCTCGGCCTATATCTTCCGGGCGTTTCACGCCATTCCGGTCGATTCCTTCAAGCGCTCCGACGGCGTGCACACCAACGCCGTCAACGGCTTCTGCAACATGATCGTGAAGCTGATCGAGCAGGTGCGCTCTGACGATGCGGAGGACTTTCTGGCGGTGATCTTCGACGCCTCCTCGAAGACGTTCCGCAACGATCTCTATCCCGAATACAAGGCAAACCGCGACGAGCCGCCGGAGGAGCTGCGCCCGCAGTTCGCCCTGGTGCGCGAGGCGACCCGCGCCTTCAACCTGCCCTGCATCGAGCTGGAGGGCTACGAGGCCGACGACCTGATCGCGACCTATGCGAAAGAGGCGACGGCCAAGGGCTTCGAGACCGTCATCGTGTCGTCCGACAAGGACCTGATGCAGCTGGTGAACGACAGCGTCACCATGTTCGATCCGATGAAGGACAAGCGGATCGCCGCGCCGGAGGTGGCCGAGAAGTTCGGCGTCGCGCCGGACAAGGTGGTCGACGTCCAGGCATTGATGGGCGACAGCACCGACAACGTGCCCGGCGTGCCCGGCATCGGCCAGAAGACGGCGGCGCAGCTGATCGGCGAATACGGCGATCTCGATACGCTGCTCGCCCGGGCGTCCGAGATCAAGCAGAACAAGCGCCGCGAAAACCTGATCGAATTCGCCGACATGGCGCGCCTGTCGCGCGATCTGGTCGTGCTGAAGGACGACGTGCCGACAGACGCGGCGGTCGAAGAATTCCGCCTGGAGCCGCCGGAGCCGGACGTGCTGCTCGGCTTCCTGCGCCAGCAGGAGTTCCGCACCATCACCCGGCGGATGGAGGCCGGGTTCGTCGAGGCCGGGCTGATCGAGGCGCAACCGGACGAGGCCGCCGATCCCGCGCCGGCGCCGGAAGCCGCGGTCTACGAGGCGGTTCAGGACGAGGCGCGGCTCGCCGAATGGATTGCGCTGGCGCGCGAGCGCGGCACGGTCGCCTTCGATACCGAGACGACCTCGCTGAACGAGATGCGCGCCGAGCTGGTCGGCTTTTCGCTGGCGGTCGAGCCGGGCCGGGCCTGCTATGTGCCGCTCGCCCATGTCGCGCCGGGCTCGGACGGCGGCGCGGCCCTGGCGCTCGACGGCGCGGCGGCGCCGGAGCAGATCCCGTTCGAGCGGGCGCTCGCCCTGCTCAAGGACCTGCTGGAGGACCCGGCGACCCTCAAGATCGGCCACAACATCAAGTATGACGCGGTGGTCATGGCCCGCTACGGCATCGCCATCGCGCCGGTCGACGACACCATGCTGCTCAGCTATGTCTGCGACGCCGGCCGCCACAAGCACGGTCTCGACGATCTCGCCTGGCTGCATTTCGAGCACAGCACGATCAAGTACGCCGACGTCTGCGGCAAGGGCAAGGCGCAGATCGGCTTCGCCGAGGCGGACCTCGACAAGGCGACCGACTATGCCGCCGAGGACGCCGAGATCACCCTGCGCCTGCACCGGCTGCTCAAGCCGCGCCTGGTCGCCGGGCGGGTGACGACGGTCTACGAGACGCTGGAGCGGCCGCTGGTTCCGGTGCTGGCGCAGATGGAGCGCACCGGCATCCTGGTCGACGCCGGGCACCTCAAGCGGCTATCCGGCGATTTCGAGCAGCGCATGGCCGGGTACGAGGCAGAGATCCACGGTCTTGCCGGCGAGCCCTTCGCCATCGGCTCGCCCAAGCAGCTCGGCGAAATCCTGTTCGACCGGATGGGCCTGGAAGGCGGCCGCAAGACCAAGACCGGCGCCTGGGGCACCGGGGCCGACGTGCTGGAGAGCCTCGCCGCCCAGGGCCACGACCTGCCGGCCCGGGTGCTCGACTGGCGGCAGCTCGCCAAGCTCAAGAGCACCTACACCGATGCCCTGGTCGGCGAAATCAACCCGCAGACCGGCCGGGTCCACACCTCCTACGCCATGGCGGTGGCCTCGACCGGGCGGCTGTCGTCGAACGATCCGAACCTGCAGAACATCCCGGTGCGGACCGAGGAGGGACGGCGCATCCGCGAGGCCTTCGTTCCGGACGCCGGCTACACGCTGGTCTCGCTGGACTATTCCCAGATCGAATTGCGCCTGCTCGCCCATGTCGCCGACATGGCGGTATTGAAGCAGGCCTTCCGCGACGGCGTCGACATCCACGCCATGACGGCCTCCGAGGTGTTCGGCGTGCCGGTGGACGGCATGGACCCGATGGTGCGCCGCCGCGCCAAGGCGATCAATTTCGGCATCATCTACGGCATCTCGGCCTTCGGGCTGGCCAACCAGCTGCGCATCGACCGCGGCGAGGCCCGGGCCTTCATCGACGCCTATTTCGAGAAGTTCCCCGGCATCCGCGACTACATGGAGACGACCAAGGACTTCGCCCGGCGCAACGGGTATGTGGTGACGCCGTTCGGCCGCAGGATTCATGTCACCGGCATCGGCGACAAGAACCCGTCTCACCGCGCCTTCGCCGAGCGCCAGGCGATCAACGCGCCCTTGCAGGGCGGGGCGGCCGACATCATCAAGCGCGCGATGATCCGCGTGCCGGCGGCGCTGGCGGCCGAAGGGCTGGGCGCCCGGATGCTGCTCCAGGTCCATGACGAACTGTTGTTCGAAGTACCGGATGGCGAGGTCGAGGGCACGGTCGCCGCGCTCAAGCCGATGATGGAGCGCGCCGCCCTGCCGGCGGTCGACCTCTCCGTCCCCCTCGTCGTCGACGCCGGCGCCGCCGGCAACTGGGCCGCGGCGCACTAG